Proteins encoded within one genomic window of Acidithiobacillus sp. AMEEHan:
- the rplL gene encoding 50S ribosomal protein L7/L12: protein MALSKAEILDAIAGMTVLELSELIKDMEEKFGVSAAAVAVAAPAAGGAAGGDAAAAAEEQTEFDVILTSAGANKVNTIKVVRAITGLGLKEAKDLVDGAPKPVKEGIAKAEAEDIKKQLVEAGAEAEIK, encoded by the coding sequence ATGGCCTTATCAAAAGCAGAAATTCTGGATGCCATCGCTGGCATGACCGTCCTCGAGCTCTCCGAGCTGATCAAGGATATGGAAGAGAAGTTTGGTGTATCTGCCGCTGCGGTTGCCGTAGCGGCGCCGGCCGCTGGCGGTGCTGCCGGTGGGGACGCTGCGGCAGCGGCCGAGGAGCAGACGGAATTTGACGTCATCCTAACCAGTGCCGGCGCCAATAAGGTGAACACCATCAAAGTGGTGCGTGCCATTACCGGTCTGGGTTTGAAAGAAGCCAAGGACCTGGTGGACGGAGCGCCGAAGCCGGTCAAGGAAGGTATTGCCAAGGCGGAAGCGGAAGACATCAAGAAGCAGTTGGTGGAAGCGGGTGCCGAGGCCGAGATCAAGTAA
- the rplA gene encoding 50S ribosomal protein L1 — MAQKSKRIIAARALIDRSRRYDLEEALALVKQTATAKFPESVDVAIGLGIDPRKSDQVVRGAVVLPKGTGKTMRVAVFATGEKANEAKDAGADLVGMEDLAEQVKAGQMDFDVVIATPDAMRVVGALGPVLGPRGLMPNPKVGTVTADVRTAVQNAKGGQVRYRADKGGIVHSSIGKASFSVADLQENFIALLDSVKKAKPATSKGVYIRKISVNPTMGPGVAVDPAGL; from the coding sequence ATGGCACAGAAATCGAAGCGTATCATTGCGGCCCGGGCGCTGATCGACCGCAGCCGGCGCTATGATCTCGAAGAGGCGTTGGCTCTGGTAAAACAGACGGCCACCGCCAAATTTCCGGAATCGGTAGATGTCGCGATCGGCCTCGGGATCGATCCGCGGAAGTCGGATCAGGTAGTCCGCGGTGCGGTGGTGTTGCCCAAAGGCACCGGCAAGACGATGCGTGTAGCGGTCTTCGCGACGGGGGAAAAGGCCAACGAGGCGAAGGACGCGGGTGCCGATCTGGTAGGCATGGAAGACCTGGCCGAACAGGTCAAGGCAGGCCAGATGGATTTTGATGTGGTCATCGCCACTCCAGACGCCATGCGCGTGGTGGGCGCCTTGGGTCCGGTGTTGGGCCCGCGCGGTTTGATGCCCAATCCGAAGGTTGGCACGGTAACTGCCGACGTGCGCACGGCGGTGCAAAATGCCAAGGGCGGTCAGGTCCGTTACCGCGCCGACAAGGGGGGTATCGTTCATAGCAGTATCGGCAAGGCGTCATTTTCTGTCGCCGATCTGCAGGAAAACTTCATCGCGCTGCTGGATAGCGTGAAGAAAGCGAAACCGGCGACCAGTAAAGGTGTTTACATTCGCAAGATCAGTGTCAACCCGACCATGGGGCCCGGCGTCGCCGTGGATCCGGCCGGGCTCTAA
- the secE gene encoding preprotein translocase subunit SecE translates to MSEKVKLYAAAFFAASGVLAYFLIPLHFGTYVPSIALIVGLLFALGFFAWSEGASTLLQFFREAYVELRKVVWPSRPELLRSTAVILGLIIVIALFLWLVDLALLAVVRFALGGA, encoded by the coding sequence ATGTCAGAAAAAGTGAAACTCTATGCTGCGGCATTCTTTGCTGCCTCGGGGGTGCTCGCCTATTTTCTGATTCCGCTCCATTTCGGCACGTACGTACCCAGTATCGCTCTGATTGTTGGCCTCCTGTTTGCGCTGGGCTTTTTTGCTTGGAGCGAGGGCGCGTCTACACTGCTGCAGTTCTTTCGCGAGGCCTACGTGGAGCTGCGGAAAGTGGTGTGGCCCAGCCGCCCTGAACTGCTGCGCAGCACGGCAGTCATTCTCGGGCTGATCATTGTCATCGCCCTCTTTTTGTGGCTGGTGGATCTGGCCTTGCTGGCGGTCGTGCGTTTTGCCTTGGGAGGCGCTTAA
- the rpoB gene encoding DNA-directed RNA polymerase subunit beta: protein MAYSFTEKKRIRKDFGNSQSILPVPYLLATQMDSYREFLQAETPAAARSDTGLEAVFRSLFPMESYSGNARLDYVSYRLERPVFDVMECHQRGATYCAGLRVRLRLALYEKDDSTGAKRIKDVKEQDVYMGELPLMTEHGSFIINGTERVIVSQLHRSPGVFFAHDAGKTHSSGKLLFNARIIPYRGSWLDFEFDPKDHLYARIDRRRKLPATTLLRALGYGTEDILGMFFDTEEFRIEGAQIFYQLRPSRVQGDIAVFDVAHPKTGEIIVAKGKRITVRHVRQLQEIGESIEVEVPEAFLLGKVLARDLVDEATGELVLQANDLIDDEALKKLRQSAPLHIETLYINEVDRGPYISETLRIDTARDAHEAQIEIYRLMRPGEPPSKDSAQTLFQGLFFSAERYDLSQVGRMKFNRRVGREEITGPGVLSNEDIIAVMKVLVDLRNGIGEIDDIDHLGNRRVRSVGELMENQFRLGLVRVERAVKDRLALAESEGLTPQDLINAKPIAAVVNEFFGSSQLSQFMDQTNPLSEVTHKRRVSALGPGGLTRERAGFEVRDVHPTHYGRICPIETPEGPNIGLINSLACFARTNAYGFLETPYRKVIGGQATDEVIYLSAIDEGHYVIAQANSPLGPDNHLLDELVSCRHKGETLLVAPDQVQLMDISPRQIVSVAASLIPFLEHDDANRALMGSNMQRQAVPTVRSDAPMVGTGMERVVAIDSGAAITARRGGVVDSVDGARIVVRVNDDETQPGEPGVDIYNLVKYSRSNQNTTLNQKPIVRVGDEVARGDVLADGPSTELGELALGQNILVAFTPWNGYNFEDSILISERVVAEDRYTTIHIEEFPVYARDTKLGPEEITRDIPNVSEGALRHLDESGIVVIGAELGPGDILVGKVTPKGETQLTPEEKLLRAIFGEKASDVKDNSLRMPAGMYGTVIDVQVFTRDGIEKDARAKAIEEEQLKKIRKDVQDEYRIFEADTYQRIERLLLGKVAEGGPAGLAPGAKITKSYLKELARDRWFDIRLRSEESNEALEQIRAQLEQQRERLDAVLEEKRRKLTQGDDLSPGVLKMVKVHVAVKRQLQPGDKMAGRHGNKGVVSKIVPVEDMPYLADGTSVDIVLNPLGVPSRMNVGQILETHLGWAAKGLGRRIAEMLDQQRAMAELRGFLTEIYNRTGKVEDINSLSDDDVLALAQNLRNGVPMATPVFDGASEEDIRDMLELAGLPRSGQVTLYDGRSGEAFDRPVTVGYMYMLKLHHLVDDKMHARSTGPYSLVTQQPLGGKAQFGGQRFGEMEVWALEAYGAAYTLQEMLTVKSDDVSGRSKMYESIVKGDFRMDAGMPESFNVLLKELRSLSIDIELEQSV, encoded by the coding sequence ATGGCCTACTCTTTTACGGAAAAGAAACGGATTCGTAAAGACTTTGGTAATAGCCAAAGTATCCTTCCGGTGCCTTACCTTTTGGCGACCCAGATGGATTCTTATCGCGAGTTTCTCCAGGCTGAAACTCCCGCTGCGGCGCGCAGCGATACGGGCCTCGAAGCGGTATTTCGCTCGCTTTTTCCCATGGAGAGCTATTCCGGGAATGCGCGACTGGACTATGTCAGCTATCGTCTTGAGCGTCCGGTCTTTGATGTCATGGAGTGTCATCAGCGTGGCGCTACCTATTGCGCCGGCCTGCGCGTGCGGCTGCGTCTGGCGCTCTACGAAAAAGACGACAGCACGGGGGCGAAGCGCATCAAGGACGTCAAGGAACAGGACGTGTATATGGGCGAGTTGCCACTGATGACCGAGCATGGCTCCTTCATCATCAATGGCACCGAGCGGGTGATCGTTTCCCAGCTACATCGTTCACCGGGTGTGTTTTTTGCCCATGATGCCGGCAAGACCCACTCTTCCGGGAAGTTGCTCTTCAATGCGCGCATCATCCCCTATCGCGGTTCCTGGCTCGACTTTGAATTCGATCCCAAGGATCACCTCTACGCGCGCATCGACCGGCGCCGGAAGCTGCCGGCAACGACGCTATTGCGGGCCCTTGGGTATGGTACCGAGGACATCCTGGGGATGTTCTTCGATACCGAGGAATTTCGGATCGAGGGCGCGCAGATTTTTTACCAGTTGCGCCCCAGCCGCGTGCAGGGGGACATTGCCGTATTCGATGTTGCGCATCCCAAGACCGGCGAGATCATCGTCGCCAAGGGCAAGCGCATTACCGTCCGCCATGTGCGGCAATTGCAGGAAATCGGTGAGTCGATCGAGGTGGAAGTGCCGGAGGCATTCCTGCTGGGCAAGGTACTCGCGCGAGATCTGGTAGATGAGGCCACCGGCGAACTGGTGCTCCAGGCCAACGACCTGATCGATGACGAGGCGTTGAAAAAGCTGCGGCAGTCGGCACCCTTGCACATCGAGACTCTGTACATCAATGAAGTCGATCGCGGCCCCTACATTTCGGAAACCTTGCGGATCGATACCGCGCGGGATGCCCATGAGGCGCAGATCGAGATCTATCGTTTGATGCGTCCGGGTGAACCACCGTCCAAGGATTCTGCGCAGACCTTGTTCCAGGGGTTGTTTTTCAGCGCCGAGCGCTACGATCTCTCGCAGGTGGGACGGATGAAGTTCAATCGCCGTGTCGGCCGGGAAGAAATTACCGGCCCGGGCGTGTTGAGCAATGAGGACATCATTGCGGTGATGAAGGTGCTGGTCGATCTTCGCAATGGTATCGGCGAGATTGACGACATCGATCATCTGGGTAACCGGCGCGTGCGTTCGGTCGGTGAACTCATGGAAAATCAGTTCCGTCTGGGACTGGTGCGTGTCGAGCGGGCGGTCAAGGATCGTCTTGCGCTGGCCGAAAGCGAGGGACTCACACCGCAAGATCTGATCAACGCCAAGCCGATTGCGGCGGTGGTCAATGAATTTTTCGGTTCGAGCCAGCTTTCGCAGTTCATGGACCAGACCAACCCGCTCTCCGAAGTCACCCACAAGCGCCGTGTCTCGGCCTTGGGTCCTGGGGGGCTCACCCGCGAGCGCGCGGGCTTCGAGGTACGCGATGTACATCCCACCCACTATGGGCGTATCTGTCCCATCGAGACGCCGGAAGGGCCCAACATCGGTCTGATCAACAGTCTGGCCTGTTTTGCCCGCACCAACGCCTACGGCTTTCTGGAGACTCCGTACCGCAAGGTGATCGGAGGACAGGCTACCGATGAAGTGATCTACCTCTCCGCCATTGACGAAGGACATTACGTCATCGCCCAGGCGAACTCCCCTTTGGGCCCGGATAATCACCTGCTGGATGAGCTCGTCTCCTGCCGACACAAGGGCGAAACATTGTTGGTAGCCCCGGATCAGGTACAGCTCATGGATATCTCGCCGCGGCAGATCGTTTCCGTGGCCGCGAGCCTCATTCCCTTCCTGGAACATGACGACGCCAACCGGGCGCTGATGGGCTCGAACATGCAGCGTCAAGCGGTGCCTACGGTGCGTTCCGATGCCCCGATGGTGGGTACCGGCATGGAGCGAGTTGTCGCCATCGACTCCGGCGCTGCCATTACTGCCCGTCGGGGTGGCGTTGTTGACAGTGTCGACGGTGCGCGCATCGTCGTACGCGTCAATGATGACGAAACGCAGCCGGGGGAACCGGGCGTGGATATCTATAATCTGGTGAAATATTCGCGCTCCAACCAGAATACCACCCTGAACCAGAAGCCGATCGTGCGCGTCGGCGATGAGGTTGCGCGGGGGGACGTATTGGCGGATGGCCCGAGTACGGAACTGGGGGAGTTGGCTCTGGGGCAGAACATCCTGGTCGCCTTTACCCCGTGGAACGGCTACAACTTCGAGGACTCCATCCTCATTTCCGAACGTGTGGTGGCGGAAGATCGCTATACCACCATCCATATCGAGGAGTTTCCGGTCTATGCCCGAGACACGAAACTTGGGCCGGAAGAGATCACCCGCGACATTCCTAACGTTTCTGAAGGCGCCCTGCGCCATCTGGACGAATCCGGGATCGTGGTGATTGGGGCAGAACTCGGGCCGGGGGACATTCTGGTCGGTAAGGTCACGCCCAAAGGCGAGACCCAGCTTACCCCCGAAGAGAAACTCCTGCGTGCGATCTTCGGCGAGAAGGCCTCGGACGTGAAGGACAATTCCTTACGCATGCCGGCAGGTATGTACGGGACGGTGATCGACGTGCAGGTCTTTACCCGCGATGGTATCGAAAAAGACGCGCGGGCCAAGGCGATCGAGGAGGAGCAGCTCAAGAAGATCCGCAAGGATGTGCAGGATGAATACCGCATTTTTGAGGCCGATACGTATCAGCGTATCGAACGTCTGCTCCTCGGGAAGGTTGCTGAAGGCGGCCCTGCAGGTCTGGCGCCAGGTGCGAAGATCACCAAGAGCTATTTGAAGGAGTTGGCTCGAGACCGCTGGTTCGATATCCGTCTGCGCAGTGAGGAGAGTAACGAAGCGTTGGAGCAGATCCGTGCCCAGCTCGAGCAGCAGCGTGAGCGCCTGGATGCGGTCCTGGAAGAGAAGCGGCGCAAGCTTACGCAGGGTGATGATCTGAGCCCGGGCGTGCTGAAGATGGTCAAGGTGCACGTGGCCGTGAAGCGGCAATTGCAGCCGGGTGACAAGATGGCCGGTCGCCACGGCAACAAGGGGGTAGTCTCCAAGATCGTACCGGTGGAAGACATGCCCTATCTGGCCGATGGGACGTCCGTGGATATCGTGCTCAATCCCCTTGGTGTGCCATCGCGTATGAACGTTGGGCAGATTCTCGAAACCCATCTGGGCTGGGCGGCCAAAGGTTTGGGACGGCGCATTGCGGAAATGCTCGATCAGCAGCGAGCAATGGCGGAGCTCCGTGGCTTTCTTACGGAAATCTACAACCGTACGGGCAAAGTGGAGGACATCAATAGTCTGAGCGACGACGATGTGCTGGCACTGGCACAGAATCTGCGCAATGGCGTACCGATGGCGACGCCGGTCTTCGATGGTGCCAGCGAAGAAGATATTCGCGATATGCTCGAACTCGCTGGCCTGCCGCGCAGCGGCCAGGTCACTCTCTATGATGGGCGTAGCGGCGAGGCCTTCGATCGTCCGGTCACCGTTGGCTACATGTACATGCTCAAGCTGCACCATCTGGTTGATGACAAGATGCACGCCCGTTCCACGGGGCCGTACAGTCTGGTCACCCAGCAGCCGCTGGGCGGCAAGGCGCAGTTTGGTGGCCAGCGTTTTGGCGAAATGGAGGTCTGGGCGCTGGAGGCCTACGGTGCCGCCTACACCCTGCAAGAGATGCTCACGGTCAAATCGGACGACGTTTCCGGGCGTAGCAAAATGTATGAATCCATCGTCAAAGGTGATTTCCGCATGGATGCGGGAATGCCGGAGTCCTTCAATGTGTTGTTGAAGGAGCTGCGGTCGCTGTCCATCGACATCGAACTGGAACAATCGGTCTAA
- the rplK gene encoding 50S ribosomal protein L11, producing the protein MAKKITGYIKLQVKATQANPSPPIGPALGQRGLNIMEFCKAFNAQTQGIEPGLPLPVVITVFADKSFSFIVKTPPAPVLLLKAAGLKSGSGRPNTNKVGKVTEAQVEEIAKTKLPDLNTEDLEAAKRSIRGTARSMGLTVEG; encoded by the coding sequence ATGGCAAAGAAAATTACGGGCTACATCAAGCTCCAGGTAAAGGCCACCCAGGCCAACCCCAGTCCGCCCATTGGTCCGGCTTTGGGTCAGCGCGGTCTGAACATCATGGAGTTCTGCAAGGCATTCAATGCGCAAACCCAAGGCATCGAGCCGGGGCTGCCGTTGCCGGTGGTCATCACCGTGTTTGCCGATAAGAGCTTTAGTTTCATCGTCAAGACGCCGCCAGCGCCGGTGCTGCTGCTGAAGGCCGCCGGCCTCAAGTCCGGTAGTGGACGTCCCAACACCAACAAGGTTGGGAAGGTGACCGAGGCACAGGTGGAAGAAATCGCCAAGACCAAATTGCCGGATCTGAATACGGAGGACCTGGAAGCGGCCAAGCGCAGTATTCGTGGAACAGCCCGTAGTATGGGCCTGACGGTGGAGGGGTAA
- the rplJ gene encoding 50S ribosomal protein L10: MSLKLADKEQVVAALQAKLVNAQAMAVAEYRGLSVAQMTALRVAARKQSVHVQVVKNTLLKRALADSDFAVMNPLLSGPLVFAASEDPVAVAKVLTDFAKSNDKLVITGGALGAKLMDAQALQQLSKMPSREELLAKLMGTMQAPISTFVRTLNEVPGRFVRTLAAVRDQAA, translated from the coding sequence GTGAGTCTCAAACTCGCTGATAAAGAACAAGTAGTTGCTGCCCTGCAAGCAAAGTTGGTGAACGCGCAAGCGATGGCAGTAGCCGAGTACCGGGGTCTGAGCGTCGCTCAGATGACGGCGCTACGTGTTGCGGCGCGCAAGCAGTCGGTGCACGTGCAGGTGGTGAAGAACACTCTGCTCAAACGTGCGCTGGCGGATAGCGACTTTGCGGTGATGAATCCGTTGTTGAGTGGTCCCTTGGTTTTCGCGGCCAGCGAAGATCCGGTGGCCGTGGCCAAGGTTCTGACCGACTTTGCCAAGAGCAACGACAAGCTGGTCATCACTGGTGGTGCCCTGGGAGCCAAGTTGATGGACGCGCAAGCGCTCCAGCAGCTCAGCAAGATGCCCTCGCGGGAGGAATTGCTGGCCAAGCTCATGGGAACCATGCAGGCGCCCATCTCTACCTTTGTGCGTACCCTCAACGAGGTTCCCGGACGTTTCGTCCGCACCCTCGCGGCCGTGCGCGATCAAGCAGCGTAA
- the nusG gene encoding transcription termination/antitermination protein NusG, whose product MAMRWYVVHAFSSFEKRVQAEIRERARREGLADQFGEILVPVEEVVEMRNGQRATSQRMFYPGYVLVQMEMNDQTWHLVKSTPRVTGFVGGSVGKPHPLSEAEANAILERIKEGVEKPRPKFTFEAGEQVRVIEGPFKDFNGVVEEVNFEKSKLRVSVTIFGRSTPVELDFGQVEKI is encoded by the coding sequence ATGGCAATGCGTTGGTACGTGGTACATGCCTTTTCCAGTTTCGAAAAGCGGGTGCAGGCAGAGATCCGTGAGCGCGCTCGGCGCGAAGGCTTGGCGGATCAGTTTGGTGAAATACTGGTCCCGGTGGAAGAAGTGGTAGAGATGCGCAACGGCCAGCGAGCAACCTCTCAGCGGATGTTTTACCCGGGCTACGTTCTGGTGCAGATGGAGATGAACGATCAGACCTGGCATCTGGTCAAAAGTACCCCGCGGGTTACCGGGTTCGTGGGCGGAAGTGTCGGTAAGCCCCATCCTCTCTCCGAGGCGGAAGCCAATGCGATCCTCGAGAGGATCAAGGAAGGCGTGGAGAAACCGCGTCCCAAGTTCACTTTCGAGGCCGGTGAGCAGGTTCGCGTCATTGAAGGTCCCTTCAAAGATTTCAATGGCGTGGTGGAAGAGGTCAATTTCGAGAAGAGCAAACTGCGTGTCTCGGTGACCATTTTTGGACGTTCCACTCCGGTGGAGCTGGATTTCGGACAGGTCGAGAAGATCTGA
- the tuf gene encoding elongation factor Tu, giving the protein MSKGKFERTKPHVNVGTIGHVDHGKTTLTAALTKVLSAKFGGEVRAYDQIDNAPEERARGITIATSHVEYETANRHYAHVDCPGHADYVKNMITGAAQMDGAILVCSAADGPMPQTREHILLARQVGVPYIVVFLNKADMVDDAELLELVEMEVRELLSKYEFPGDDIPVVIGSALKALEGDQSDIGEPAIFKLAEAMDSYIPMPERPVDKTFLMPIEDVFSISGRGTVVTGRIERGVVKVGEEVEIVGIRPTSKTTVTGVEMFRKILDQGEAGDNVGVLLRGTKKDEVERGQVLAKPGTIKPHTKFEAEVYVLSKEEGGRHTPFFNGYRPQFYFRTTDVTGAVDLPEGVEMVMPGDNVQFRVTLIAPIAMEDGLRFAVREGGRTVGAGVVSKIVE; this is encoded by the coding sequence ATGTCCAAGGGAAAGTTTGAGCGGACGAAGCCGCACGTAAACGTGGGAACGATTGGTCACGTGGATCACGGCAAGACGACGCTGACGGCGGCGCTGACGAAGGTATTGTCGGCGAAGTTTGGTGGCGAGGTGCGGGCCTACGATCAGATTGACAACGCGCCGGAAGAGCGAGCGCGGGGGATCACGATTGCGACCTCGCACGTGGAATACGAGACGGCGAATCGTCACTACGCGCATGTCGATTGCCCGGGGCACGCCGATTACGTCAAGAACATGATCACTGGAGCGGCGCAGATGGACGGGGCGATTCTGGTCTGTTCGGCGGCGGATGGTCCGATGCCGCAGACGCGCGAGCACATTCTGTTGGCGCGGCAGGTGGGCGTACCGTACATTGTCGTGTTTCTGAACAAGGCCGACATGGTGGACGACGCTGAGTTGCTGGAGCTGGTGGAGATGGAAGTCCGCGAGCTGCTGTCCAAGTACGAGTTCCCGGGGGATGACATCCCGGTGGTGATTGGCTCGGCGCTGAAGGCCCTGGAAGGGGACCAGAGTGACATTGGCGAGCCGGCGATTTTCAAGCTGGCTGAAGCGATGGACAGCTACATCCCGATGCCGGAGCGTCCGGTGGACAAGACCTTCCTGATGCCGATCGAAGACGTCTTCAGTATTTCTGGTCGTGGTACGGTGGTGACTGGCCGTATCGAGCGCGGCGTGGTGAAGGTGGGTGAGGAAGTCGAGATTGTGGGCATACGTCCGACGAGCAAGACGACGGTGACGGGTGTGGAGATGTTCCGCAAGATCCTGGATCAGGGAGAGGCGGGAGACAACGTCGGTGTGTTGCTGCGTGGAACGAAGAAGGACGAGGTGGAGCGTGGTCAGGTGCTGGCGAAGCCGGGCACGATCAAGCCGCACACCAAGTTTGAGGCCGAGGTGTACGTGTTGTCGAAGGAAGAGGGAGGCCGGCACACGCCGTTTTTCAATGGCTATCGCCCGCAGTTTTACTTCCGCACGACGGACGTGACGGGTGCGGTGGATTTGCCGGAAGGTGTCGAGATGGTGATGCCGGGAGACAACGTGCAGTTCAGGGTCACGCTGATTGCCCCGATCGCGATGGAAGACGGCCTGCGCTTTGCGGTGCGTGAGGGCGGCCGTACCGTCGGCGCCGGCGTCGTCTCCAAGATTGTGGAGTAA
- a CDS encoding OmpA family protein, which yields MSNNLRLTLAISVAAVLSSSTALASTNPYEGYAVTAQGAPVVTAKGQCVRGGRPDANGPAPAYCVPPVKVAAPAPAPAPAPAPAPIAPVEQTVLVSKPITITGINFKFNSYKLLDHDIKVLDEVADFAKNHPDAVLNVNGYCSKVGTYAYNLKLSKQRAESVAQYLESHGVSRSRMVLKGHSYDDPVATNATAQGRFLNQRVEINSTIKVEKTVTK from the coding sequence ATGTCGAACAATCTGCGATTGACGCTGGCAATCTCTGTCGCTGCGGTATTGAGCTCCAGTACGGCTCTGGCTAGCACCAATCCCTACGAGGGTTATGCGGTAACTGCCCAGGGTGCACCGGTGGTCACCGCCAAGGGCCAGTGCGTGCGCGGCGGACGACCCGACGCCAACGGGCCAGCTCCCGCTTACTGTGTGCCACCCGTGAAGGTCGCTGCGCCGGCTCCAGCTCCAGCCCCTGCTCCCGCGCCGGCACCCATCGCACCAGTCGAACAGACGGTTTTGGTCAGCAAACCGATCACGATCACCGGAATCAACTTCAAGTTCAATTCTTACAAGTTGCTCGACCATGACATCAAGGTCCTCGATGAGGTGGCGGACTTCGCCAAGAATCACCCCGATGCGGTGCTCAACGTAAATGGATATTGCAGCAAGGTAGGTACGTACGCGTACAATCTGAAACTGTCCAAACAACGTGCAGAGAGTGTAGCGCAGTACCTGGAGAGCCATGGAGTCAGCCGTAGCCGCATGGTTCTCAAGGGCCATTCCTACGATGATCCAGTTGCTACCAACGCTACCGCTCAGGGACGCTTCCTCAATCAGCGTGTGGAAATCAACAGCACCATCAAGGTGGAAAAAACCGTAACCAAGTAA